Below is a genomic region from Zonotrichia leucophrys gambelii isolate GWCS_2022_RI chromosome 1A, RI_Zleu_2.0, whole genome shotgun sequence.
TGAGAATAAAAAGAGCCTGAAATAAGAAAGGAGTATGAACAGATTTAGAgtattctttgctttttagggataggcaggaaggaaggaaataaatgcaGCAACATGCCAGTGTTCTCACTGAATTGTGATCAGTCTATTTCCATCATTTTAGGAACCATAATAACAACTGGATCAGacagtcaaaaagaaaaaaaaaaaagaggggggaagTAGGATATTACAAGAGACAAATAACTAGGCTAAAAATATGCTTATTGTACATTTGTTCCCTCATCTCAGAAAGAGCAAGCAGCTTTAGGCACATAAAGCTCTTACTCTGACATGCCTAGGTCCTAGGGTATAATTCAGCAGCCAGGGATTTTTCTGGCTAAGCCCTGTTTTCTCTTGAAATGCTCTTGGCACCGAGGCTTGGAAGGAGAAACTGATAGATCTGGTTATTAGCTGTGCAGCAGAGATGCTCAACAGATGTTCTCACAGGCAATCTCATCTGCTTACAGAGAAACATGGGCTCAGCCTTAGTGCTCAACATCCCTCTGAGATACCTCTTACAGAGAAGTGGCATGGGACAAAACTGCTTGCAGCTTTGCACCACTATAGTCTTATTCATAACTACATATGTCTCCATGAGATTTTATGGaggaaaacactgggaaaaaatgcagcatttaggaaaatcagagaaaatttATATAGTGCCATTACACTAACACTATGTATTTGCACTGTGCTAAAGAGACACAACAGTAATTGCACTGCACCCATCAAGTACCAGACTACTCCAGTTCAAACTGTGCTCCTTTCCTCATACCCGTGTGTTTTCTGCTCTCCTGATCACACCTAAGTCGTGGCAGCCCATCAGTATTGCCAAATAACCTCAGGGAGCCTGACAAGGAGGAAGAAATTCACCTGCCAAGAGCAAACCACGCAGGTAAGCCAACAGGTtgcccctcagctcctgctttaCACGTCCGATACAGTTCAGTATTTAACAAGATCCCAAAGCACCCGCAGATTAAATGCAGCCACCTATGCAAAAATACGACTGtcttcccaaaaaccccagcacTTCTTAACGCTGGTGATTTATGAAGTCCTTGATGTGTGCAGAGAGAGGAAACCACATCTCATGCCCGCATGGTTTAGCAAACCACAAATTACctaggacagaaaaaaaacttcGCAGGAGTATGGGCTACAAAGAACATTGATATCAAAAACAATAACAAAGAGGATGGTAGTAGACCAAACAAGAGAAACAAATGTAAACATTCACAGATATGGCCCACCTGCGCTTCAACACACTTCACCATTAGTTAAAAAGCTGAAAACCATGTGCAGGATATACAAACTAAAATCAAAACCTGAATAAAGCATGTCGAGACTACACACAAGCCCCCATCGTTTACTGCGGCTACAGTTGCCTGCTCAGGTGGTTCACGATAGCTGAAAAAGCGTTTTGTAAGCGCGAAAGGGCGAGGGAAAGGCTGGATAGCACGAGTGGGATCGGCCAGGAGAGCGTGCAGGCCGTGAGGCgaggcagggatgcagagagAGAGCAGCCGCTTTACCGCAACGTGGAGGCATCGAGGTGGCatttgggaaggagaaggaggggcagaAGAAACAGGTGCAAAAGAGCGAATATGGAGATGAACGGTGGGAGTGGCTGGAAAGGGGGTGGAGGAGAAGAAAGTCCGGGAGGTTGAGAGGTGAGGGCTGGGAAGATTAGAAGGGATATGGCATGAGGGAGGGGCAGCGAAGGGACGATGAGGGCGGAGAGCGGCGGCCCAGTGTCAGTCACGGCAGCCATAGTGTCTGTGAGGGGCAGCCGTGAGGGGCGCGGGCCGCCGCGCCTTGGAGCGGGGTGGGGCGGGAGTGCCCTCGGCCAATGAGGAGGATCCACGCTCCAGGAACCGGGAGGAGGCGAAGGGAGCCCGGGCCGCCCTCGGCCccgcccggcacggcccggggCACGCCCGCTGCCCGCTCTCCGCGGCTGAGGCGCCGTGTGCCGGCCCGGAGCCGGAGGGAGCGGGGGTGCAGTGCGGTACCGCGGGTGGTCACTGCCGCGGGGTTTACTCACGGGCTGCCATGTTCTTCCTCTGTCTAGCTGCTGTCAATAAAAATAAGCTGTTGATGGAAGTCTTGGTCTCTCTAATCTATAATATCAGTTTTCCTACTCAACCCGACTTCTGGTCTTCTGAGAGatccttttttaaattatcctAGTAAAGATTTCTTGTCATAGGGTCTCAGAAGAACAGTCCTGCTCACTGAAAGGAGGACGATGTTAAAACTCCTGAGGCAACCTGAAGTAATCTCATTCCCCATTTTGTAAACAGAATGGCTTTGTTCTTCATAGTGGCCACTGTTTTCATACATAATTACTTACCGCTATAATTTTTCTAAGATAAATAATCCTAATTCTTATATTGAATATTATATTCAATATAAggatataatatataatattcaCAGATATATTCTTATATTGAATATATCTGTGACTTAGCTAACGTTCAAGATGCAATTATGCATTGCATATATAcagcatataaatatatattgcGTATATATATTGCAGCAAATACAGCTGTTTCACGAAGCTCATGGGGAGCTCACAAGTCAGCTGAGGTAAGAACTGTGTTGTGTTACAGTGAAGTACTGTGAAAGCTGTGGTTGAAAAATGTTACAGTGTAATCTTCCTgggttttttgtcctttttctaaGAGTTTAAATTGTTAGGTGCAGACAGATAACCCACTCGAAGTTGTGTCTTTCATTCAGCAGAGATTTGCTGTATGCTGTTGATAGATTGTATGGTATCTGGGGGAGGAAAAGAGCATTGCAGACTGAATTGAATTCCTGTCCAGATTAAAAATGTCAGGTTGTAATAAAACCTGATCTTTCATTACTTGGCTATTTTTAGTAATTAGATCATGAttacaaaacagaaatgttttgatAATTCATTAAGTTACATAAAAACACTAATCCTTCCACGTAATGTTCTTGAATTGTCTAAATATAGCACAAGGCCATGAGGAGACAAAGACACACTAGCATATGTTGTGACcttcaatatttcttttattttaatgttctattttctgttctttggaaCAcagttttcctggaaaaaaacacatgaCCATTAATAAATAGGTTTCTGAAAATTTCTTGGAAGCTGTATTCACAAATATACTATATTTTACTGCTTTGCTACAAGCTTGTTCAGTCCCAGCATAAACTTATTATTGAAAAATATCACTAGTCTTAAAAACATGTATGGTAAGAGGTATTTGGCCTTCTCCAGGGTTAGCTGGTTGAGAATGGTGTTAGCTGGCATAGTGGAAGGACAAGAACCATTTGCCTTGATAGAGGGAAGACACTGCTATTTGTTAACTGCATTAAAGACATTAAAGTCTTTCTTGGGGCTTGGGAGAGGTCTGGATAAGCCGTATGTGAGGTGATAGTGGTACTGGGATATTCATAAATAGTATGATATGGTCTTACTAGTATTTTATCAAAAAAATCACGTTGTTGTGACACTTGTGGTGTTAGAATTATATGCCTATAACGTGATGCTTAATCAGCAGAAATCAGCATATTTCCCCCAAGTTATTGGAAACTCTGTGTAGTATGCACATTTATCTGTTTGGGCTCTGTAAGTGTCGTAGACAGGTAAGATTTTTTGAAAGGCCTTATGAAATCAGGCCTCACTCTGCTAAAATTGCCAAAGCTGGCCTGTCATTTCTTCTAAGTGCAGCTAACAAGCCATTTGCAAGTTCCCATGTGAAGCTATGTTGAGAATGAGAAGTTTGTTTAACACAGCAATCTATTCTGAGGATGAAAAACAAATACACCTGTGTGAATAAGATTTGTCTCATGGGAACccacaaaggaaaaatgtgaaCATATCTCGAGAGAGAAAATTTCATAGCATATATAATAGTCCTTAGTAACCAATGAACTGAGTTTCACTGTATTGCTGACCAATTAGGTTGAACACAGTGCCTTCTGATATTTCCTATAAACATGAGCTTTGTGAATAAAGAATTGGCTTActgcatgaagaaaatggagtctTGGTTGATTTCTTCCCACATATGGTGACCCTGAAGATGTGATCAAAGCAAGACAAACAGCCTGTCGTGAAAGAAGAAGATGAAATGAGCCAAGCTGACCACAGGACTGGGCAGCACAACAAGACTTAGAGACAGAATATAGTTAGAGACAGAATATATATAGAATACAGATATAAAGTTATCAAAGGAAGATTGCAAAGGCAGTCGCAAACAGCCTGCAGTGAGATGAGACACAGCAGACAAACACAACCATCGGCAGCATCACTGGCGGCAGGATCAGCGGGAAAAGAAATTCAAGCAGCGAATGTACAAAGTAGCAAAAGGCTAAGGCTACAGTCAACTTCAGGATCAGCACAGAACAAGCAAAGACAAGAGACAGCTGGTGAAGAGGAACCTGGGCAGTGAGTGCTCAGACCGCAGATGGTGCGGAACGCATAGAAGCAAACACAACTTCCAGGAGAAAGTGTGCACCCTGTGAGAGCAAAATTGCAGTCAGAGAAGGCAAATGTCATCCCCCTCACATTTGTGGGGAGAATATGCAGCTGAAAAAGTCAGGGAAAGTGAGGCAGCCTAAGAGTGAATAGTTGTCCTGGTTTGAAAGACAGGGGTCTGCTAGGGAGGGCAGGAGTCTCCCTCggaatggagaatgtaaaccacctccctccaaattattaaattttgaaattaaggggctctcaggcaaagatatgggaatagcaataacagttctttattagtATGTataacaaagcaaacaaagaacaGCAGCTACAGCATTAATCATGAACAGAACCCAGAACCCCCTCCTGGCCTTTCTGGCCGTGGCACTTTCCTTGTCGGTGCAGTTGCGGGCACGGCCAGCAGGGGCGCCGCTGGCTCCcggtgggcagggcaggtgcgGTGCTTCCCCCGTgcctgcagggggcgctgtggcgcGGGCTCGGGCAGCGCATGGTAATGGCGGCTGGGCCCAGAGGagaagggatggaggagaggctTCTCTAAACAAACCGTGGGGCAGCCGgtcccagtgccccagcagGACTCTCGGAAGCAGCAAGATGGACTGGCAACAATGAGCAGGAATCCTGGGGTTACAGCGGTGGCAGCGAATTCCTTTCTCCAAGCCGCAGGTCCAATTGTCCTCTTCCAAAGCCCAGAGAGAGAGACTCCCCAACTCCTCAGCCCCTGTCTTTTGTGTGCCCCTATTCTTGTGGTATCCTTGTCCCACCGTTAgagaaactcccaaaaatcAGGGGAACTCCCCCTCCTGCCATCTCAACCACCCAGCCATCAGTGCTTcttaatgggaaaaatgggaaaaaattccccaagtaacaaggaaagaaaaatccaaacccaacaATGGTCGAGAACTAGAAAATACATTGTGTCTGTTAAGGTGTGGGGAAACAAGCTGCAGAATAGAACTGTGATGTGGAAATGGCACGCAGGAACGTCAACTGCATGGAAACTTACATGACACAGAAAGAAAGCCAAACTGTGCACAAACTGGCCAAACTGTGAGTTAAAAGAGGCAAAATATGTTGGGAACAGGAAAGTATGATAAGTATATGCTGATACTTTTGTTACTGTGTTTTGTGGTCCTGGGGCTGGTCCCCATTCAGCAAATGGAGTTAGTGGAGCCCAAGGTCACACTCAGTTGCAGGGCCTTTCTAGTGTTTTCTGCATttgtctttttgtgtttttcccctTACGGTGTGCAGTTTATAGGGTTTGTTTGTTAttgccttttcccctcctctttttcAACCACAAATGTTTTAACGGGGATAACAGACGTGCATCAGCACAGGACAGTGCCGTGATGGGTCCACATGGCTTCCATCGCCACCACTGCCCAGTTGTTCCAGAGTTAAGAATCTAATCCCTACTGATGGGATATGGTACAGCGGGCTCAGTTCATGGCCACAGGACGGTGCCGTGGAGTTTTCCCTTCCCTACttggtggcagtggtggcaaTGGGGCAGCTCACTCCCCCCCTTTTTGGTGCAGTTCCTGCCCGTCACTTGGGACCAGCTGATCTATGTTTAATTGCTGTTCATCTAATTGACCTGTTGTAGATAtggggtgacacagcagggctccCTTCACCCTGCCCAGGcttggctgctccagctctgctttttttggggtggtgtttttgggctttttttgtttggtttttggttttgatttttggttttgttttgttttttttttttttttttgtcgttgttgtttttggttttttttgtggtggggatgccaccttttattttcaaaacaatggggacaggctggggacaaggacaggggacagggatgggggacagTGCAACCAAATTGTCTCCAAAACCTGGACCATGGCCCCAGGTGACAGAAGGGGTGATGTCCCCTGATCCCAGTGTGGCACCAGCCCCCCCTGCGGGGTGACAGAGGGCAGTGCAGGGGGGTGACAGAGAAGTGACACCAAGGGGACAGCGGTGGCATCTAAAACTTGAACTCCTTGTACTTCTTGCCCCCGCCACGGGCATCCTGGGACTGCgccttccttttcttcagcttcttgGCGGTGTGCTCAGCCACCATGTCACTGAAGTCCTCCTTCTCCACCCGCGCCTGCTGCTCCCGCATGTGCTCCTCATACTTCTGAGTCATGGCTGTGGAGTCCGGCTTCAGCTCCTCAGGGGCCAGCGCCACCTCCACGCCCTGTGCCACACCACTGCAGACATGTCATAGATGTGGGTGGAGCCCATCATGGCCGTGCCCATGGTCTCTGTGCGTTTTTCAGGGACCACTGTGAACAGCTGGAGGGTCTCACTCCCATCCATAGCCTCCTCgattttctttttgtggagCTTGATCACCTCCGGTGTCTCCATCCCGGCTGGCACTGAGGAGAAGCCCCCTGGGGTAATCAACCCACTGTCAGCGGGGGTGATGAACCCTGTCTGGTTGGGTTTCTCTTCattgctctcctcctcctcc
It encodes:
- the LOC135458542 gene encoding LOW QUALITY PROTEIN: splicing factor 3B subunit 2-like (The sequence of the model RefSeq protein was modified relative to this genomic sequence to represent the inferred CDS: inserted 3 bases in 2 codons; substituted 1 base at 1 genomic stop codon); amino-acid sequence: MARILILFNTSSGGCQGQEPGVLSDELWIALGMPMGPNAHKVPPPXLIAMXRYGPSPSYPSLKILGLNAPIPQGCSFGYHAGGWGKPLVDETGKLLYGDVFGTKTTKFQMKEEEEIDRTPWGALEPSDEESEEEEEEEEEESNEEKPNQTGFITPADSGLITPGGFSSVPAGMETPEVIKLHKKKIEEAMDGSETLQLFTVVPEKRTETMGTAMMGSTHIYDMSAXGVAQGVEVALAPEELKPDSTAMTQKYEEHMREQQARVEKEDFSDMVAEHTAKKLKKRKAQSQDARGGGKKYKEFKF